A genomic stretch from Enterobacter dykesii includes:
- a CDS encoding LysR family transcriptional regulator yields the protein MRMSVKQLRAFLAVAHTLNFAHASERLNLSQPALSLTIKALEDALGGPLLQRSTRKVALTQEGETFLPMARQLLADWDNVEEAMHQCFTLQRGKISVAAMPSFAANVLPEVLKAFRDRHAGINVTVHDVINEQVIEMVREGRVEMGIAFEPAPTHNLLFTPLGLDRFVAIVPKDSSLAGKKRLSWEELLTLDFITLQRPSAVRLMMEEELARSGRKLEVALESHQLVTVGRMVASGLGGSAVPALCEAQMTALGAVCIPLDNPPIEKCIGAIHPGHTQLSKAAHALLETLKDFYQPDQGARNTCGAA from the coding sequence ATGAGAATGAGTGTCAAACAGTTACGCGCGTTTTTAGCGGTAGCTCACACTCTCAATTTCGCCCACGCCAGCGAACGGCTGAATCTTTCCCAGCCGGCCCTGAGCCTGACGATTAAAGCGCTGGAGGATGCGCTCGGCGGACCGCTGCTGCAGCGGAGCACGCGCAAGGTCGCGTTGACGCAGGAGGGAGAAACGTTTTTGCCGATGGCGCGCCAGCTGCTTGCCGACTGGGATAACGTCGAAGAGGCAATGCACCAGTGCTTTACCCTGCAGCGCGGTAAAATCTCGGTAGCGGCCATGCCGTCGTTTGCCGCAAATGTCCTGCCCGAGGTGCTAAAAGCGTTTCGCGATCGTCATGCCGGGATCAACGTCACCGTGCATGACGTTATCAACGAGCAGGTGATAGAGATGGTGCGGGAGGGGCGAGTCGAGATGGGCATCGCCTTTGAACCGGCACCGACGCACAACCTGCTGTTTACCCCGCTGGGCCTCGACAGGTTTGTTGCCATCGTGCCGAAAGATTCCTCGCTGGCAGGCAAGAAGCGCCTGTCATGGGAAGAGCTGCTGACGCTGGATTTCATCACCCTGCAGCGCCCGTCGGCGGTACGTCTGATGATGGAGGAGGAGCTGGCGCGAAGCGGCAGAAAGCTGGAGGTGGCGCTGGAGAGTCATCAGCTGGTGACGGTCGGGCGAATGGTCGCGAGCGGGCTGGGCGGCAGTGCCGTCCCGGCGCTCTGCGAGGCGCAGATGACGGCGCTGGGCGCGGTCTGTATCCCGCTGGATAACCCGCCGATAGAAAAGTGCATTGGAGCAATCCATCCCGGGCACACGCAGCTCTCTAAAGCGGCGCATGCCCTGCTGGAGACGCTGAAGGATTTTTATCAGCCCGATCAGGGGGCGAGAAACACCTGCGGCGCGGCGTGA
- a CDS encoding heme ABC transporter ATP-binding protein, which produces MAERYCAENLVFCAGQRTLINDVSLTLSQGELVALIGPNGAGKSTLLRLLTGYLKPAAGQCSLAGTPLAAWQPETLSRYRAVMRQSTQLGFDWPVEAVVGMGRAPWTRAPEASVIEEVMAITGCLPLAGRQFAALSGGEQQRIQLARALAQLWCDGAPRGWLFLDEPTSALDLYHQQHLLRLLKSLTSRGHLHVCAVLHDLNLAALWADRILLLHGGKIVSRGEPETVLQADTLARWYGAQVIVGRHPAHAAPQVFLAP; this is translated from the coding sequence ATGGCTGAACGCTACTGTGCAGAAAACCTTGTTTTTTGCGCCGGACAACGCACGCTGATTAACGACGTGTCGCTGACCTTATCTCAGGGCGAGCTGGTGGCGCTGATTGGCCCCAACGGCGCAGGGAAATCAACGCTGTTGCGGCTGCTTACCGGCTATCTTAAACCGGCAGCCGGACAGTGCAGCCTGGCGGGCACACCGCTTGCGGCCTGGCAGCCAGAAACGCTCTCCCGCTACCGGGCGGTGATGCGCCAGAGCACGCAGCTCGGATTTGACTGGCCGGTTGAGGCGGTCGTCGGTATGGGGCGTGCGCCCTGGACCCGCGCGCCAGAAGCGTCGGTGATTGAGGAGGTCATGGCTATTACCGGCTGTTTACCGCTGGCGGGCAGGCAGTTTGCCGCCCTATCCGGCGGCGAGCAGCAGCGCATCCAGCTCGCCCGCGCGCTGGCCCAGCTCTGGTGCGACGGTGCGCCGCGCGGCTGGCTGTTTCTTGATGAACCGACGTCTGCGCTCGATCTCTATCACCAGCAGCATCTGCTGCGCCTGCTGAAATCCCTGACCAGCCGGGGACATCTGCACGTGTGCGCGGTGCTGCACGACCTCAATTTAGCGGCGCTGTGGGCGGATCGCATCCTGCTGCTGCACGGCGGTAAAATCGTCTCCCGGGGGGAACCGGAAACCGTTTTGCAGGCCGATACGCTGGCGCGCTGGTACGGCGCGCAGGTTATCGTCGGCAGGCATCCGGCTCACGCCGCGCCGCAGGTGTTTCTCGCCCCCTGA
- a CDS encoding FecCD family ABC transporter permease, whose protein sequence is MSRRIALSLWMLAAILTIMTLAATGVGALRLPVSLLWNGTDEALRQIWLTIRLPRVLLALTIGGSLALAGCVMQGLFRNPLADPGLLGISSGAALAVALWVVIPLSLPALVMLYAPMLAAFLGALAATFVIFLLSRQRDASLSRLLLVGIAINALCGAAVGVLSWLSNDAQLRQLSLWGMGSLGQAQWSTLLAVASLMVPTALAIWRLAGALNLLQLGDEEAHYLGVEVAVVQRILLLCSALLVAAAVAVSGVIGFVGLVVPHLVRMWLGADHRAVLPGSVLAGALLLLVADTLARSLVAPAEMPVGLLTSLLGAPWFLWLIFRRGGAHG, encoded by the coding sequence ATGTCCCGGCGGATAGCCTTATCGTTATGGATGCTGGCCGCGATCCTGACAATCATGACGCTCGCAGCGACCGGGGTTGGGGCATTACGCCTGCCGGTCAGCCTGCTGTGGAACGGCACCGACGAGGCGCTGCGTCAGATCTGGCTGACGATCCGCCTGCCCCGCGTGCTGCTGGCGCTGACGATCGGCGGTTCGCTGGCGCTGGCGGGCTGCGTGATGCAGGGGCTGTTTCGAAATCCGCTGGCGGACCCGGGGCTGCTCGGCATCAGCAGCGGCGCGGCGCTCGCCGTTGCGCTGTGGGTGGTGATTCCGCTCTCGCTGCCTGCCCTGGTGATGCTGTATGCCCCGATGCTGGCGGCGTTTCTCGGCGCGCTGGCCGCCACCTTCGTGATTTTCCTGCTCAGCCGACAGCGTGACGCTTCCCTGTCGCGCCTGCTGCTGGTGGGCATTGCCATCAACGCCCTGTGCGGCGCAGCCGTCGGCGTACTGTCATGGCTCAGCAATGATGCACAGCTTCGCCAGCTTTCGCTCTGGGGAATGGGCAGCCTCGGCCAGGCGCAGTGGTCAACGCTGCTGGCCGTCGCGTCGCTGATGGTCCCCACCGCGCTGGCGATCTGGCGTCTGGCAGGCGCCCTCAACCTGCTGCAGTTGGGCGACGAAGAGGCGCACTACCTCGGCGTGGAGGTTGCCGTCGTGCAGCGGATCCTGCTGCTGTGCAGTGCCCTGCTGGTGGCTGCCGCCGTTGCGGTCAGCGGCGTGATCGGCTTCGTCGGCCTGGTGGTGCCGCACCTGGTGCGCATGTGGCTGGGAGCCGACCACCGGGCGGTGCTCCCCGGTTCGGTGCTGGCCGGCGCGCTGCTCCTGCTGGTGGCCGATACGCTGGCGCGCAGCCTCGTCGCTCCGGCGGAAATGCCGGTCGGCTTACTGACCAGCCTTCTCGGCGCGCCGTGGTTTCTGTGGCTTATCTTTCGTCGCGGAGGGGCGCATGGCTGA
- a CDS encoding heme/hemin ABC transporter substrate-binding protein, which produces MKRWLVLLSALPLLVFAAPQEKIVTLGGDVTEIVYALGASSSLVARDSTSQWPQAANALPDVGYLRQLNAEGILSMRPTLVLASAQAQPSLALKQVEQSHVRVIVVPAGNDLKVIDEKVRIVAEATHREAEGEVLRNTLRHALSALPASPIDKRVLFILNHGGMTAMAAGQQTGADAAIRAAGLQNAMQGFTRYQPLSQEGTIASRPDLVVISQDGINALGGEANLWKLPGLAQTPAGRNKQVLAIDDMALLGFSVRTPEAIRQLRAKAEQLP; this is translated from the coding sequence ATGAAACGGTGGCTAGTCCTCCTCAGCGCCCTGCCCCTGCTGGTGTTTGCTGCGCCGCAGGAGAAAATCGTCACGCTCGGTGGTGACGTCACCGAGATTGTCTACGCCCTCGGCGCGTCGTCTTCTCTGGTGGCCCGCGACAGCACAAGCCAGTGGCCGCAGGCGGCGAACGCGCTGCCGGACGTGGGCTATCTGCGTCAGCTCAACGCGGAAGGGATCTTATCCATGCGCCCCACGCTGGTGCTGGCCAGCGCCCAGGCGCAGCCCTCTCTGGCGCTAAAGCAGGTTGAGCAAAGCCACGTCAGGGTAATCGTTGTTCCCGCCGGTAACGACCTGAAAGTCATTGACGAAAAGGTGCGGATCGTCGCTGAAGCGACGCACCGCGAGGCCGAGGGGGAAGTCCTGCGCAATACGCTGCGTCATGCGCTGTCGGCGCTTCCCGCGTCACCGATCGATAAGCGGGTACTGTTTATTCTCAACCACGGCGGGATGACCGCCATGGCCGCCGGACAACAGACCGGCGCGGACGCGGCCATTCGTGCGGCGGGGCTGCAGAACGCGATGCAGGGGTTCACCCGCTATCAGCCGCTGTCTCAGGAAGGGACAATTGCCAGCCGGCCCGATCTGGTGGTGATTTCGCAGGACGGGATCAACGCCCTGGGTGGGGAAGCGAATCTGTGGAAGCTGCCCGGCCTGGCGCAAACCCCGGCAGGACGTAATAAGCAGGTGCTGGCGATTGATGATATGGCGCTGCTGGGCTTCAGCGTGCGAACGCCGGAAGCCATCCGGCAGCTGCGTGCCAAAGCGGAGCAGCTGCCCTGA
- the chuS gene encoding hematinate-forming heme oxygenase ChuS gives MNHYTRWLELKKENPGKYARDVAGLMNISEAELTFARVGHDAWRLHGEIREILGALETVGETKCICRNEYAVHEQVGNFTNQHLNGHAGLVLNPRALDLRLFLNQWASAFHISEATARGERQSIQFFDHQGDALLKVYATDNTDVSAWGDALTRFIFADNPPLELKVADAPAHAENANAALVDKEWRAMTDVHQFFSLLKRHNLSRQQAFRLVGDDLACRVENSALAQLLETARRDGNEIMVFVGNRGCVQIFTGAVEKLAPMKGWLNVFNPTFTLHLLEDAIAETWVTRKPTADGHVTSLELFAADGTQIAQLYGQRTEGEPEQSQWRSQIDALTAKGLAA, from the coding sequence ATGAATCACTACACACGCTGGCTTGAGCTAAAAAAAGAAAATCCGGGTAAGTACGCGCGCGACGTCGCAGGGTTAATGAACATCAGCGAAGCAGAGCTCACCTTTGCCCGCGTGGGACACGACGCCTGGCGACTGCACGGTGAAATCCGCGAGATCCTGGGCGCGCTGGAGACGGTGGGCGAAACCAAATGTATCTGCCGCAACGAATACGCCGTTCACGAACAGGTAGGGAATTTCACCAACCAGCACCTGAACGGCCACGCCGGGCTGGTGCTGAACCCGCGCGCGCTGGATCTGCGCCTGTTCCTCAACCAGTGGGCAAGCGCGTTTCACATCAGCGAAGCCACCGCCCGCGGCGAGCGGCAGAGCATTCAGTTCTTCGACCACCAGGGGGATGCCCTGCTGAAGGTCTACGCCACGGATAATACCGACGTTTCCGCCTGGGGCGACGCGCTGACCCGCTTTATCTTTGCTGACAACCCGCCGCTTGAACTGAAGGTTGCCGATGCCCCGGCTCACGCAGAAAACGCAAACGCGGCTCTCGTGGATAAAGAGTGGCGCGCCATGACCGACGTGCACCAGTTCTTCAGCCTGCTGAAGCGCCACAATCTTAGCCGCCAACAGGCGTTTCGCCTGGTGGGGGACGATCTGGCCTGTCGGGTAGAGAACAGCGCGCTGGCGCAGCTGCTGGAGACGGCGCGTCGGGACGGCAATGAAATCATGGTCTTCGTCGGCAACCGCGGCTGCGTGCAGATTTTCACCGGCGCGGTGGAAAAGCTGGCGCCGATGAAAGGCTGGCTGAACGTCTTTAACCCAACCTTTACCCTGCATTTGCTTGAAGACGCCATTGCGGAGACGTGGGTCACGCGCAAACCAACCGCAGATGGGCATGTCACCAGTCTGGAGCTGTTTGCCGCCGACGGGACGCAAATCGCCCAGCTGTACGGCCAGCGCACCGAAGGCGAGCCGGAGCAAAGCCAGTGGCGCAGCCAGATAGACGCCCTGACGGCGAAAGGGCTGGCCGCATGA
- a CDS encoding TonB-dependent hemoglobin/transferrin/lactoferrin family receptor, whose product MPHLPSASLRPSLLALAIVSALPGVAFAATDDITVTATGNARSAFEAPMMVNVIDASAPEKQTASSAADLLRNVPGLTLDGTGRTNGQDVNLRGYDRRGVLVLVDGVRQGTDTGHLNSTFLDPALIKRIEVVRGPSALLYGSGALGGVISYDTVDAKDLLEPGKNSGYRVFGTGATGDRSLGMGASAYGRTDTLDGLVSWSSRDRGDIRQSDGASAPNDESINNMLAKGSWKIDPAQTLSGSLRYYNNDAQEPKNPQTIGADSSNPMTDRSTIQRDAQLGYSIAPEDNDWLNADAKVYWSEARINAQNIDGSGEFRKQTTKGGKVENRTRLFSDTFAAHLLTYGGEYYRQEQHPGGATTGFPEAKIDFSSGWLQDEITLRDLPVTLLGGTRYDNYRGSSNGYDDVDADKWSSRAGLTVSPTDWLMLFGSYAQAFRAPTMGEMYNDAKHFSIGRFYTNYWVPNPNLRPETNETQEFGFGLRFDDLMLANDALEFKASYFDTKAKDYISTTVDFAAATTMSYNVPNAKIWGWDMMAKYSADLFNLDLAYNRTRGKDSDTGEYISSINPDTVTSKLDIPVAQSGFSVGWIGTFVDRSTHISSSYSKQPGYAVNDFYVSYKGQERLKGVTTTLVLGNAFDKEYWSPQGIPQDGRNGKIFVSYQW is encoded by the coding sequence ATGCCACACCTGCCTTCCGCATCTTTACGCCCGTCACTTCTGGCGCTGGCGATTGTCAGCGCCCTGCCGGGAGTCGCGTTTGCCGCCACAGATGACATTACCGTCACCGCCACGGGCAACGCCCGCAGCGCCTTTGAAGCCCCCATGATGGTGAACGTGATTGACGCCAGCGCGCCGGAGAAGCAAACCGCCAGCTCTGCTGCCGACCTGCTGCGTAACGTCCCCGGCCTGACGCTGGACGGCACCGGGCGCACCAACGGGCAGGACGTGAACCTGCGCGGATATGACCGTCGCGGCGTGCTGGTGCTGGTTGACGGCGTGCGCCAGGGCACCGATACCGGCCACCTGAACAGCACCTTCCTCGATCCCGCGCTCATCAAACGTATCGAAGTGGTCCGCGGCCCGTCGGCCCTGCTGTACGGCAGCGGCGCGCTGGGCGGCGTGATTTCGTATGACACCGTTGATGCAAAAGATCTGCTGGAGCCGGGTAAAAACAGTGGTTACCGCGTGTTTGGTACTGGCGCGACGGGCGATCGTAGCCTCGGGATGGGCGCCAGCGCCTATGGCCGCACCGATACGCTGGACGGTCTGGTCTCATGGTCCAGCCGGGATCGCGGTGACATCCGCCAGAGCGACGGCGCAAGCGCGCCTAATGACGAGTCCATCAATAACATGCTGGCGAAAGGCAGCTGGAAAATCGACCCGGCCCAGACCCTGAGCGGCTCGCTGCGCTACTACAACAACGATGCCCAGGAGCCAAAAAATCCGCAAACCATCGGGGCGGACAGCAGTAACCCGATGACCGATCGCTCCACCATTCAGCGCGACGCGCAGCTGGGCTACAGCATCGCCCCGGAAGATAACGACTGGCTGAATGCCGATGCGAAGGTTTACTGGTCCGAAGCGCGCATCAATGCCCAGAACATCGACGGCAGCGGCGAGTTTCGCAAGCAAACCACCAAAGGCGGCAAGGTGGAAAACCGCACCCGTCTGTTCAGCGACACCTTTGCAGCACACCTTCTGACCTACGGCGGAGAATACTACCGTCAGGAGCAGCATCCGGGCGGGGCCACCACCGGGTTCCCGGAGGCGAAAATTGATTTCAGCTCTGGCTGGCTGCAGGACGAAATTACCCTGCGCGACCTCCCCGTCACTCTTCTTGGCGGTACCCGCTATGACAACTACCGCGGCAGCAGCAATGGCTACGACGATGTCGATGCCGATAAATGGTCCTCCCGCGCCGGATTGACCGTCAGCCCAACCGACTGGCTGATGCTGTTTGGCTCGTACGCGCAGGCGTTCCGCGCGCCGACTATGGGCGAGATGTATAACGACGCCAAACACTTCTCCATTGGCCGCTTCTATACCAACTACTGGGTGCCAAACCCGAACCTGCGCCCGGAAACCAACGAAACGCAGGAGTTTGGATTTGGCCTGCGCTTTGACGATCTCATGCTTGCCAACGATGCGCTGGAGTTCAAAGCCAGCTACTTCGATACCAAAGCCAAAGACTATATCTCTACCACCGTCGATTTTGCGGCGGCAACCACCATGTCCTATAACGTCCCGAACGCCAAAATCTGGGGCTGGGACATGATGGCAAAATACTCTGCCGACCTATTCAACCTGGACCTGGCCTATAACCGCACGCGCGGGAAAGACAGCGATACGGGCGAGTACATCTCCAGCATCAACCCGGATACCGTCACCAGCAAGCTGGACATTCCGGTGGCGCAAAGCGGGTTCTCCGTCGGCTGGATTGGCACCTTTGTCGATCGCTCAACGCATATCAGCAGCAGCTACAGCAAACAGCCGGGCTATGCGGTTAACGACTTCTATGTCAGCTATAAGGGCCAGGAGCGACTCAAAGGCGTGACCACGACGCTGGTACTCGGCAACGCCTTTGACAAAGAATACTGGTCACCTCAGGGCATTCCTCAGGATGGTCGTAATGGGAAGATTTTCGTCAGTTATCAATGGTAA
- the hemP gene encoding hemin uptake protein HemP, with protein MSRTDNSAATPAKTDTAPALSERRIDSKTLLGDEGRVIIEHDGQRYLLRQTHAGKLILTK; from the coding sequence ATGTCACGTACGGATAACAGCGCGGCAACGCCAGCAAAAACAGACACAGCACCAGCCCTTTCCGAGCGTCGGATTGACAGCAAAACCCTCCTCGGCGATGAGGGCCGGGTCATTATCGAGCATGACGGCCAGCGCTATCTGCTGCGCCAGACCCATGCCGGAAAACTGATCCTCACAAAATAA
- the aroH gene encoding 3-deoxy-7-phosphoheptulonate synthase AroH — protein sequence MNKTDELRTARIDSLVTPAELAQRHPVSAAVAEHVTASRRRIEKILNGEDKRLLVVIGPCSIHDLDAAMDYAKRLQGLRDKYQHRLEIVMRTYFEKPRTVVGWKGLISDPDLNGSYRVNHGIELARKLLLQVNELGVPTATEFLDMVTGQFIADLISWGAIGARTTESQIHREMASALSCPVGFKNGTDGNTRIAVDAIRAARASHMFLSPDKSGHMTIYQTSGNPYGHIIMRGGKKPNYHAQDIAAACETLAEFDLPEHLVVDFSHGNCQKQHRRQLDVCDEICQQIRSGSTAVAGIMAESFIKEGTQKIVAGQQMVYGQSITDPCLSWEDSELLLEKLASAVDTRF from the coding sequence ATGAATAAAACCGATGAACTCCGCACTGCGCGCATTGACAGCCTGGTCACGCCGGCTGAACTGGCCCAGCGGCATCCCGTTTCCGCCGCCGTCGCGGAACATGTGACGGCCTCCCGCCGCCGCATTGAAAAAATCCTTAACGGTGAAGACAAACGTCTTCTGGTGGTGATTGGGCCTTGCTCCATCCACGATCTGGATGCCGCGATGGATTATGCAAAACGACTCCAGGGACTGCGGGATAAGTACCAGCATCGCCTTGAGATCGTGATGCGCACCTACTTTGAAAAACCGCGCACCGTGGTGGGCTGGAAAGGCCTGATTTCCGATCCTGACCTCAACGGCAGCTATCGCGTTAACCACGGTATCGAGCTGGCGCGGAAGCTGCTTTTACAGGTCAACGAGCTGGGCGTGCCGACGGCGACCGAGTTTCTCGATATGGTGACCGGGCAGTTTATCGCCGATCTGATCAGCTGGGGCGCGATTGGCGCGCGCACCACCGAAAGCCAGATCCACCGCGAGATGGCCTCCGCCCTCTCCTGTCCGGTCGGCTTTAAAAACGGGACCGATGGCAACACCCGTATCGCGGTTGATGCCATCCGCGCTGCCCGTGCCAGCCACATGTTCCTGTCGCCGGACAAGAGCGGTCACATGACCATCTACCAGACCAGCGGTAACCCGTACGGGCATATCATTATGCGTGGCGGCAAAAAACCGAACTATCATGCGCAAGATATCGCAGCAGCCTGCGAAACGCTGGCCGAGTTCGACCTGCCGGAACACTTGGTGGTGGACTTCAGCCACGGCAACTGCCAGAAGCAGCATCGTCGCCAGCTGGACGTCTGCGATGAGATATGCCAGCAGATCCGCAGCGGCTCGACCGCCGTTGCAGGGATTATGGCTGAGAGCTTTATCAAAGAAGGCACGCAGAAAATCGTTGCCGGGCAGCAGATGGTTTACGGTCAGTCGATCACCGACCCGTGCCTGAGCTGGGAAGACAGCGAACTGCTGCTGGAGAAGCTGGCGTCGGCGGTAGATACGCGCTTCTGA
- the ppsR gene encoding posphoenolpyruvate synthetase regulatory kinase/phosphorylase PpsR: MDSAVDRHVFYISDGTAITAEVLGHAVMSQFPVSINSITLPFVENESRAKAVKDQIDAIYQQTGVRPLVFYSIVIPEIRSIILQSEGFCQDIVQALVAPLQSELKLDPTPIAHRTHGLNPGNLTKYDARIAAIDYTLAHDDGISLRNLDQAQVILLGVSRCGKTPTSLYLAMQFGIRAANYPFIADDMDNLVLPAALKPLQHKLFGLTINPERLAAIREERRENSRYASMRQCRMEVSEVEALYRKNQIPWLNSTNYSVEEIATKILDIMGLNRRMY; encoded by the coding sequence ATATTTCTGATGGTACGGCGATCACCGCCGAGGTGCTGGGGCACGCGGTGATGTCGCAGTTTCCCGTCTCGATTAACAGCATCACGCTGCCGTTTGTCGAAAACGAGAGCCGCGCCAAAGCGGTGAAGGACCAGATCGACGCCATCTACCAGCAGACCGGCGTCCGCCCGCTGGTGTTCTACTCCATCGTGATCCCGGAGATTCGCTCCATCATTCTGCAAAGTGAAGGCTTCTGCCAGGATATCGTGCAGGCGCTGGTGGCGCCGCTGCAGAGCGAGCTTAAGCTCGACCCGACCCCGATTGCCCACCGTACCCACGGGCTAAACCCCGGCAACCTGACCAAGTACGACGCGCGTATCGCCGCTATCGACTACACCCTTGCCCACGACGACGGTATCTCGCTGCGAAATCTCGACCAGGCGCAGGTGATCCTGCTCGGCGTGTCGCGCTGCGGCAAAACGCCGACCAGCCTCTACCTGGCGATGCAGTTCGGTATTCGCGCCGCAAACTACCCGTTTATCGCCGACGACATGGATAACCTGGTGCTGCCCGCCGCCCTTAAGCCGCTGCAGCACAAGCTGTTCGGCCTGACCATTAATCCGGAACGCCTTGCCGCCATCCGCGAAGAGCGCCGCGAGAACAGCCGCTACGCCTCCATGCGCCAGTGCCGAATGGAGGTCTCAGAAGTGGAGGCCCTGTACCGCAAAAACCAGATCCCTTGGCTGAACAGCACCAACTATTCGGTTGAAGAAATTGCCACCAAAATTCTCGACATCATGGGGCTTAATCGCCGCATGTACTAA